A segment of the Candidatus Hydrogenedentota bacterium genome:
CAACATCCTTCATGCGCGGTGTTTGGACCGGAGACGGAAAAATGCCAAGGCTCATTGTTCAATCAATTGGCGCTTTGGCGGTACTTCTCCAACAGTTCACGCGCAATCGTCACAGGCTCCCCGCTCGGTGTGGCGGGATGGTTTTCGGTTTGGTGTGTCCAGGCGGCCTCCCATTCCTGAAGCGTGCGGGTGAAGGCCTCCGCTTCAAAGGTGGCGCCGCTGTCCATGCCAACCCGGAGGGCGTCGAAGAACTGTTCCCAGCGGGGTTTGTAAAAGCCCCGGACGAGACCGGACCACTGCTTTTGGGCATAGTCGTGGAGAACCCCGTCCGCCGGCCCCCATAGGGTGATCTGATTCCGGGCGTTCCATTCCAGCAGACGCTTTTCCTCCTCGTTGTTCCCCCAGCGCTTGGCGTCCTCCAGCCACTTGCCCAGCAGGAACTCGGGGCGCGTGGCAAGCAGGCGGTCCATGTTGTCGAGCAGTTCCAAAAATGCGGCGGTCTCCCTGCCAAAAACATCCCGGTTCCCGTCGGCATGGGCCTGCATGATGCGCGCGTGGTGTTGTCCCGCGATTTCCGAGAGGACCTGCCGTGTCACATGCGCCACGTCATACTGGTAGTTGTCCACGCCCTGAAACTCGTCGGCGCAGGAGAGGAGTTCGTCCAGCGCCCCGGCCAGCCGCTCCGGCTTGTAGGGAGGCTTCCCTCCTCCCCAGACATCCCGGGCGTTCAGGGCCGGGCGCATGCAAATGACGGAGTTGTTCCGCCCAGAACACCCGTAGGCGGTTTCGAGAAATCCCCGCCAGGCGCTTTCCGCCGCCCGGTTGTGCCTGCCGTAGCGCTGGCGCGCATAGTCCGAGACCCACGCCTCCAGCCCTTTCTTTTCCGGGCTCCAGAACATTTCGGTGGCCAGGTCATGCACGACGGGGTTGTAGCCCATCCCCTCCATGATGAGTCCCGCGCCGCGGAGTTTTCCCCGGGACGGGTCGGCCAGCGCGGCGGAGAGCCCGTGGGAGATTTGGGGCAGTCCGCCGTGCATGCTCACCACATCCCCGAAATCCTGGATGATGCACCAGAGCCAGGGCTTGCCGTGGAAAGACTCGGTGAGTTTCCATGCTGGCCTGCTCTCGCAGTACAGGTCGAGCACCAGCATGCGATCGTCCGCAACCGAGTCGAGCAGGGCCTTGGCCTGGGGCGGCTGCCAGAAGTCCGGGTTGTTCACAAAAAGCCAGCCCTGCATGACCCAGACCGCGTCCGGGTCCCCGGCGCGCATGGCCCCGTGCACGGCCTTGCCCATGGCGTCCAGAAAAGCCGGGTCGTTGCTGGGCGGTGACATCTCGATAAAGGTGTCCGAGGCGTAAAGGTGGTCCGTGCCGAACTGGCGGGTCTGCTCCGTAATGAAAGTCCGGCCTATTTCCTCAAAAAGCGGGTCGTGCGGGTCCACAAAGGTGGTGCCGGGAAACCCGCACCAACTGGGCAGTTGTTGGAATTTGGCATCCGGAAACTTTTCCTTGAGCGCGGCGGGCACATGCCCCGTGAAGCCCTGCAGCACCGGTTTCATGCCCAGTTCACGCTCGCGGTCGAGGATGCGTTTTCCCAGCGCCGCGTGCCGGTCAATCCAGCTCTCCGTCAGGGGGCCGCCCCAGCCGTCCATGCAGCCCATCCAGCCAAAGGGCAGGTAGGCGGCCCCGACAAAGAACCGGTCCATGTCGTCCTTGCCCAGCCCGAGGCTGCGGCCCACCTCACGCCAGACCGACTCCTGCCCCGTGACCGCAAGGGGCATGTTGATGCCGTTCATCGCCATCCAGTCAATGGCCCGCTCCCATTCGGGCCAGTCCCACCAGGCCATTGAATAACTGAAACAGCAGTAATTGAAGCAGTAGCGCCAGTCAAAGGGTGTGGTCTTGCGCACTTTTTGCGCCACGCGCGGCGGCGGGTCGGGCAGGGTCACCGGGCCACCGCGCCAGGAAATCTGTACCAGGCAATACTGCCGCAGGTACCAGTTCAGCGCGGAGGCCGCCGCCACCCCCGACGAGCCGCGCAGGACGATTTTCCCCCCGACACTCTCAACCTCAAACACGTCGAGGCTGTTTTCCTGCGGGATGACTTCCACGGAGAACAGGTCCGCATTGTCGGGGAGCACCCGCCCAATCAAGCCCCGCGCGGCGGAAACCGTGTCCGCCAGGGCCATGGGCGCGAACAACATCAATGTAAGCAGAACGGGGATGCGTTTCATGCGTGACGCTCCTTTACCATTTCTTTTGTGCTTTATGCGCCTGTTGTGGCCCTCAACTTCATCCAGTCAAACCGTCAGCATCCCATGGCGCAGCCGTCCTTGCGCGGGTCCGAGCCGCCAAAGTAGCGGCGCGGGTCCTCCTCACGCCAGATGCCCTGATAGCCGCCGAAGGTGTCGTCCACCTTGCTGATCTTATGGCCCATCTCCGCGAGCCGCGCCCTTGTCTCCTCCGGGACGAGTGGCTCACAGGTTACCATGCCCGGCCTGGTGGCCGCCCTTCCCTGCGGGCTGGACCCGCCCGCATGCTGCACGCGCGGCTGCTCTCCGGCCTGTTGCGGGGACATCCCGAAATCCAGCAGATTCATGAGCACCTGGACGTGGCCCTGCGGCTGGAAATCGCCGCCCATCACGCCGAAAGAGAAGACCGGCCTGCCCTCCCGGGTGACAAAGGCCGGGATGATGGTGTGGAACGGGCGTTTTCCCGGTTCGAGCCGGTTGCGGTGCGCAGGGTCGAGACTGAAGGACATGCCCCTGTTTTGCAGGGCAAATCCAAGACCCTCCGGCACAAGATGCGAACCCCAGCCGTGGTAGATGCTCTGGATGAGGGACACCATGTTCCCCTCACTGTCCGCCGTGGTGAGGTAGACCGTGTCACTGCCCACGGGGTCGCCGGGGGCGACCCGCCCGGCGGCTCGCTTCGGGTCAATCAGTTTGGCGCGTTTCCGGCCATAGTCCTTGGAAACCAGCCTTTCCAAAGGAACCTCCGCGAAGTCCATGTCGGCGTAATAGACAGACCGGTCCTCCCAGGCGAGCTTTTTCGCCTCGATGAAGAGATGAATCTGTTCGGCGGAATTCGGCTTCATGCCGCCAATGTCGAAGGTTTCCAGCATGTTCAGCATTTGAAGCACGCTGATTCCCTGGCCGTTCGGGGGTATCTCCCAGACATCAAAGCCCCGGTAGTTTGTGGACACGGGCTCGACCCATGCCGGGCGGTTTTCCCTGAAATCTTCGGCGGAAAAACGCCCGCCAACGGCCTTCGAGTGGCGGACGATGCGCTCCGCCGGCTCGCCCTCGTAAAAGGCGCGAAGGCCCTCCCGCGCGATCAGTCCGTAGAAATCCGCCAGGTCCGGATTGCGGAATACCTCCCCATAACGGGGCGGACGGCCCTCCGGCGCGAAGACCGTTGCGAGGGAGGGAAATTTGGCGGGATCAAAGCCCCACTCGTCGGCGATGATGGAACTGAGCGGAAACCCGTCGCGCGCGTGCCGGATGGCCGGTTCCAGGAGTGCGGCGGGTTTCATGGAGCCGAAACGGCCCAGCAGCGCCTCCCATCCCCCCACGCATCCGGGCACATTCCATGCCAGGGGGCTGTAAGGCGGAATGCTGTCCATGCCGAGGTCCTTCGCCTCATCCAGATTCCAGGACCGCGGCGCGCGTCCGCTGGCATTCAGGCCGAACAGTTTTTGCTCTTTCTCTATCCAGAGGATGGCGAAGAGGTCGCCGCCGGGTCCACAGTTCATCGGCTCCACCAGCCCGAGCATGGCGTTCGCGCTGACGGCGGCGTCCACGGCGTTGCCGCCGGCCTGGAGCATGTTCAGCCCCGCAAGGGTGGCCAGGGGATGGCTCGCGCAGACCATGCCGCTGCGGCCAATCACCGTGGAACGGTTCTGGTTTCGCCGCAGGACGTTTTCACGGTTGGTTCCTTTTGCGGGGTCCGTGAGTGCCGGGTCCTCCGTCCAGGCGGACCCGCCCGGCGGAAACGCGGCCCCCAGGGAAACCGCGCCGATTCCCGCAAGAAATTCCCGTCGGTTCATGCCTGTGCCCTCCTTGCCGGCCGTGGCTGGGAAACAACATGGGGTCATTATGGGGCAGGCCAGGGGTTGCCGGCAACAGGCTTGTCACGTGAATGGCCGCCGAAGTACACTCACCAAGTATTCAACAGGCCTGATGTTCCGGCCAGGGAGAATGGGATATGAGACATGGCGCGTGGCTTGCGGCGGTCCTGCTCTCCTGCGCCGCGCAGGCGGGGGATCCGGCGTTCAGCGATCCGGCGGGCCTGACCGCCCCGGCAAAAGACGCGCCCGGATTCCCTTCGGCAAACGCGGATGTGGATCTGCGGGAGGGTTTTTCCAACCCGCCGCGGGGCTATGGTGAAGTGCCGTTTTGGTGGTGGACGGGTGACCCTCTTGACCGGAACCGGCTCCTTTGGCAGTTGGAACAGTTGCACGCCGCTGGATGTCCGGGGGTGCAAATCAACTATGCGCATGACCCGGGCATGACCACCTATCCCGTTGAACCGCCAATTTTCTCCGAGTCATGGTGGGACACGTTTCGCTGGCTGGCCGGCGAATGCAAAAAGCGGAACATGGGCATCGGACTGAGCGGGTACACCATAGACTGGCCGGGACGCGAGAACCTGTTCCGCCAGATTGGAATCACCGACGGGTCATTGCGCGGGGCGAGCCTCTCAGTTAAAAAGCGCGTTGCGGTGGGCGGCAAGCCCATGGAGTGGCAGATACCGGAACAGACGCTCTCCGTGACAGCCTGGCTCCATGACGGAAAGCGCCTTAAGCCCGGGTCAGACACCGACCTCCGGCAATTTGTAAAGGGCACCACCCTCTCCTGGACCCCACCCGGGGGACGCTGGGAAGTGTTTGCCGTTTGTGCCGAAACCCGGCCATACTCGGTGGACCCGATGAGTCCGGAATCGGGCAGGAAAACCATTGAGCGGTTCTTTCAACCATTTGCCGACCATTGCCCCGGAGGGGAGTCCCAGGCGCTCAATTACTTCTTTCAGGACGAACTGAATTTTGGCATGGAGGGCTGGCTCTGGAATGACAGGTTTGCCGGGGAGTTCAACAAACGCAAGGGATACGACATAGTGCCGCTGCTGCCGGCGCTTTTCGCGGACACCGGACCCCTCACACCGAAGGTGCGCCTGGACTATTCCGATGTCATGGTGGCACTTTCCGAGGAGTGCTACTTCCGCCCCATTTTTGAGTGGCACTGGCGGCGCGGTCTCATCTATGCCTGCGATTCGGGCGGACGCGGCCAGAATCCACTCGAGTTCGGGGATTACTTCCGGGCCGCGCGCTGGTACACGGCGCCGGGGCACGACACGCCGGGCGGCCGCGCGGACTTGCGGAAAAACAAAGTGTCGAGTTCCATCGCGCACCTGTACAGGCGTCCGCGCGTGTGGCTTGAGGGCTATCACAGTTTGGGGTGGGGCGCGACACCCGCAACCATTTTCGACTCCACCAACCGGAATTTCCTGTACGGCGCGAACCTGTTGAACCTCCACGGGCTCTATTACACGACCCACGGCAGTTTCTGGGAATGGGCGCCCCCCTGCTACCACTTCCGGATGCCCTACTGGGGGCACATGGGCGCCTTCTTCAAGTATTTCGAGCGCCTGAGCTACCTTCTCAGCCAGGGCGCCCACCGTTGCGATGTGGCCATGATGTATCCCGTCGCCCCAATGGAGGCGGGCATGGGCGGGGACGAGGCGCGGGAACTGGCATTCCAGACCGGCTGTGACTTGTTTGAAAAGCACGGGCTGGATTTTGATTTTATTGACTTTGAGTCCCTTGCGCGCGCCGAAATACGCGACAGGCAACTGTGTGTCTCCGACGAGGCGTACCGGGTGCTCATTCTTCCGGGCATGCGCGCAATCCGCGATGCCGCACTGCGCAGGGCGGCCGAATTTTACCGGGCGGGCGGCGTGGTGCTGGCCATTGGCGCCCTGCCCGAGGCCAGTGACCGCATTGGTGGGAACGACGCGGAGCTGGACGCCATGGTGAGGGAGTTGTTCGGCGTCACCGCGGAAGCGTATGCGGGGGGCGCAAAGCCGGAGTCGCGAAAAAATGACGCGGGCGGTGTCGGTTTTGCGGGAAGGACTTCTGCGGAGCTGGCGGAGATGGTCAACAAATCCATTCCGCGCGATTTCATTCCGGAAGGCGGGGCGCAGGTCCTGCACCGCCGCATCGGCGCGCGGGATGTTTTTATGGTCATGGGGGCGGCCAGGAACTCCTCCTGCTTCTTCCGCGCCGAAGGCAAGGTGGAACTGTGGGACCCTTGGACCGGTGAATGCCGCCCCGTTTTCACCCATGCACCGTCCGAAGGCGGCACGCGCGTGAGCATGCCGCTCGACACCGCCGACGCGCAAATCATCGTGTTTTCGCCGGGAACTGAAAGCCTGCCCCGTGTGGAACACTGTGACCTCGGGGAGGTCGTATCCCTGAAAGTAGCCGGAGACGTGGTTGAAGTGTCGGGGTATGCCGGGTCTGCCGGAACAAAAAGCGCCAGCGTGGTTGTTGACGGGCGGACACGGACGCTGCATGGGGAGGCCCGGCCCAAAACGCCCCCCCTCGCGCTGGAGGGTCTCTGGGAGTTTGAACTGAAACCCGTGATGGACAATACATGGGGCGATTTCCGCCTCCCCGCCACCGATTCCATCATTGGCCCGGAGGCCCGCCGTTTTGCCTATGCCGAGGAGTCCGGGCCGGAACCGGGATGGCAGTCTCCGGATATGGATGACACCCTGTGGCCGAAAGTAACCCATTCCTATGGTGTGCGGTTTTGGAGGCTTGGCCCCCTGCCCGCCGACGAAAACGCCGACGCGCTGGAGGGTGAACTGGACCAACTGGTCCAGGTGGACCCCAAACACCCTGTGATCGTGGGGGGGCGGGAGTACCGCTGGCAGCCGTATGCCTATTCCACCCGCTGGGGTGTCGAGGGAGACCCGGGTCCCCAGGGCCACCATGGTCTCAAGGAAAACGTTTCGGACGATTTCATTGTGCTGGGAAAGCCCGACTACACGGGGACCGAAATCGTGTACAAGCCCGAGCCGGAAGGTGCCCGGTACTATCTTTGGACCACCGCGCTGTCCCCGGGGGGAGGTGAGGCCCGGCTTCATTTTGGCGCGCTCAGGCCCGGCACACTGCACATCAATGGGGTTGCACTGCCGCCAGGCTCGGAGTCCGT
Coding sequences within it:
- a CDS encoding gamma-glutamyltransferase family protein; this encodes MNRREFLAGIGAVSLGAAFPPGGSAWTEDPALTDPAKGTNRENVLRRNQNRSTVIGRSGMVCASHPLATLAGLNMLQAGGNAVDAAVSANAMLGLVEPMNCGPGGDLFAILWIEKEQKLFGLNASGRAPRSWNLDEAKDLGMDSIPPYSPLAWNVPGCVGGWEALLGRFGSMKPAALLEPAIRHARDGFPLSSIIADEWGFDPAKFPSLATVFAPEGRPPRYGEVFRNPDLADFYGLIAREGLRAFYEGEPAERIVRHSKAVGGRFSAEDFRENRPAWVEPVSTNYRGFDVWEIPPNGQGISVLQMLNMLETFDIGGMKPNSAEQIHLFIEAKKLAWEDRSVYYADMDFAEVPLERLVSKDYGRKRAKLIDPKRAAGRVAPGDPVGSDTVYLTTADSEGNMVSLIQSIYHGWGSHLVPEGLGFALQNRGMSFSLDPAHRNRLEPGKRPFHTIIPAFVTREGRPVFSFGVMGGDFQPQGHVQVLMNLLDFGMSPQQAGEQPRVQHAGGSSPQGRAATRPGMVTCEPLVPEETRARLAEMGHKISKVDDTFGGYQGIWREEDPRRYFGGSDPRKDGCAMGC
- a CDS encoding alpha-N-acetylglucosaminidase, which gives rise to MKRIPVLLTLMLFAPMALADTVSAARGLIGRVLPDNADLFSVEVIPQENSLDVFEVESVGGKIVLRGSSGVAAASALNWYLRQYCLVQISWRGGPVTLPDPPPRVAQKVRKTTPFDWRYCFNYCCFSYSMAWWDWPEWERAIDWMAMNGINMPLAVTGQESVWREVGRSLGLGKDDMDRFFVGAAYLPFGWMGCMDGWGGPLTESWIDRHAALGKRILDRERELGMKPVLQGFTGHVPAALKEKFPDAKFQQLPSWCGFPGTTFVDPHDPLFEEIGRTFITEQTRQFGTDHLYASDTFIEMSPPSNDPAFLDAMGKAVHGAMRAGDPDAVWVMQGWLFVNNPDFWQPPQAKALLDSVADDRMLVLDLYCESRPAWKLTESFHGKPWLWCIIQDFGDVVSMHGGLPQISHGLSAALADPSRGKLRGAGLIMEGMGYNPVVHDLATEMFWSPEKKGLEAWVSDYARQRYGRHNRAAESAWRGFLETAYGCSGRNNSVICMRPALNARDVWGGGKPPYKPERLAGALDELLSCADEFQGVDNYQYDVAHVTRQVLSEIAGQHHARIMQAHADGNRDVFGRETAAFLELLDNMDRLLATRPEFLLGKWLEDAKRWGNNEEEKRLLEWNARNQITLWGPADGVLHDYAQKQWSGLVRGFYKPRWEQFFDALRVGMDSGATFEAEAFTRTLQEWEAAWTHQTENHPATPSGEPVTIARELLEKYRQSAN